A genome region from Triticum aestivum cultivar Chinese Spring chromosome 2B, IWGSC CS RefSeq v2.1, whole genome shotgun sequence includes the following:
- the LOC123046433 gene encoding protein argonaute 2, protein MAKLLEILARPPYSLAAASDGKGHLFTFAKLPQSVYPVEVRSRTYNASAVLKPDLQLRLPLRPPVTKGILPALDAIVREASSSGKIIIGQTFYSQQQRPKISSHGAFTTEALEGTMQTLKATEQGLVLCVDYSVMEFCRDGSKVLDLVKHLVKRFDTDIPFDMETALDQKQRKYLESKLKGLCITVNYLKKSSKGKDNGTRIRKYKVQGLTAQPAQLITFQDFDSGEPLKLVEHYGKEHGVAIRYKMLPCLDLSTKHGRPNYIPIELCSLHQRQKYPKDNTLKGSNLKPRDKPPESNARKDMILDMVKPPEGPCSGSRGEQFNITLNREMTEVTGTILAPPTLTLGSSNGRCKYDIRKKNCQWNLMNWMKLVDGKVLKCWGILDFSATPSHSGQERLHGNKFIENIVNKCVHLGIQMQREGCFVRCSAMSVLSDPGKLREELIQVKKDAEEHTQKKLQLLFCPMSEQHRGYKVLKMICETELGIQTQCLLSHLANKGDGQDQYLSNLVLKINIKLGGSNMQLSDQLPKVTGSRFMFIGADVNHPPPGDTESLSIAAVVASMDCPSASQYVPRIRAQKGGKEEIVNLGTMCKELIQVYKERNDGFKPDKIIYFRDGVSDEQFRTVLDKELVSMKEGICEDGYSPTITVIVAKKRHHTRLFPNDRKELRTDNGNVLPGTVVDTTVVDGSHDDFFLCSHDGLHGTSRPTHYYMLKDDHGFERVDLHKLVYSMCFMFARCTKPVSLTAPIKYADTVAYRGRDYYDNRMVSQRPPSGPSSSASVPAGAPLFLDMPEVHADLKDSMFFI, encoded by the exons ATGGCTAAACTCTTGGAGATACTTGCGCGGCCTCCATATTCATTAGCTGCTGCCTCTGATGGCAAGGGCCATCTGTTTACCTTTGCCAAACTGCCACAAAGTGTATATCCAGTGGAAGTCCGGTCACGGACCTACAATGCATCAGCAGTGCTCAAGCCGGACCTGCAGCTGAGGCTACCCCTTCGGCCGCCTGTGACTAAAGGGATCTTGCCGGCTCTTGATGCCATTGTGCGTGAGGCCTCTAGCTCAGGCAAGATTATCATCGGTCAGACATTTTATTCACAGCAGCAGCGTCCTAAGATCAGCTCTCATGGGGCCTTTACTACCGAAGCTCTGGAAGGAACCATGCAGACCCTAAAAGCCACCGAGCAAGGGCTGGTGCTATGTGTGGACTATTCAGTTATGGAGTTTTGCCGAGATGGAAGCAAAGTTCTGGATCTTGTTAAGCACTTGGTGAAGCGGTTTGACACTGATATTCCCTTTGACATGGAAACAGCTCTAGACCAGAAGCAACGGAAATATTTGGAGAGCAAGCTGAAAGGCCTCTGTATCACAGTGAATTACCTGAAGAAGTCCTCCAAAGGGAAAGACAATGGGACCAGAATTCGGAAGTACAAGGTTCAAGGTTTGACAGCTCAGCCTGCGCAACTTATCACATTCCAGGACTTTGATTCAGGGGAGCCTCTTAAGCTCGTTGAGCATTATGGTAAGGAGCATGGAGTAGCCATTCGGTATAAGATGCTTCCATGCTTGGATTTGAGCACGAAACATGGCAGACCAAATTATATCCCGATTGAGCTCTGTAGTCTTCATCAACGGCAGAAGTATCCCAAGGACAATACGCTCAAGGGTTCCAACCTGAAGCCAAGGGACAAGCCACCCGAATCAAATGCCCGGAAAGATATGATTCTGGATATGGTAAAACCTCCAGAAGGGCCTTGCAG TGGTAGCAGAGGCGAGCAATTTAACATTACATTGAACAGAGAGATGACAGAAGTCACGGGTACTATTCTTGCTCCCCCCACCCTTACACTCGGCTCCTCCAATGGCCGCTGCAAGTACGATATCAGGAAGAAAAACTGCCAGTGGAACCTCATGAATTGGATGAAACTGGTAGACGGCAAAGTACTGAAGTGCTGGGGCATTCTCGACTTCAGTGCAACGCCATCTCACTCTGGCCAGGAAAGGCTTCATGGAAACAAGTTCATTGAGAATATCGTCAACAAGTGTGTTCACCTTGGTATTCAGATGCAAAGAGAAGGCTGTTTTGTGCGTTGTTCAGCAATGTCGGTACTGTCTGATCCGGGCAAACTACGTGAGGAGCTTATCCAGGTGAAGAAGGATGCCGAGGAGCACACGCagaagaagctacaactcctcttCTGCCCGATGTCTGAGCAGCACCGTGGGTACAAGGTACTGAAGATGATCTGCGAGACAGAGCTGGGGATCCAAACCCAGTGTCTGTTGAGCcacctcgcaaacaaaggcgatgGCCAGGACCAGTACTTGTCCAACCTTGTCCTCAAGATCAACATCAAGCTCGGGGGAAGCAACATGCAGCTATCTGACCAGCTTCCAAAGGTGACTGGCTCACGTTTCATGTTCATCGGTGCGGACGTGAACCACCCGCCTCCAGGAGACACGGAGAGTCTGTCGATAGCAGCTGTTGTGGCGTCCATGGATTGCCCTAGCGCCAGCCAGTACGTGCCGAGAATCCGTGCCCAGAAGGGCGGCAAGGAGGAGATCGTTAACCTCGGTACCATGTGTAAGGAGCTCATCCAAGTCTACAAGGAGAGGAACGACGGCTTCAAGCCAGACAAGATCATTTACTTCCGAGACGGCGTGAGCGACGAGCAGTTCCGTACGGTCCTCGACAAGGAGCTAGTGTCGATGAAGGAGGGCATCTGCGAGGACGGCTACTCGCCGACGATCACAGTGATCGTGGCCAAGAAGCGGCACCACACGCGGTTGTTCCCCAACGACAGAAAGGAGCTGCGGACGGATAACGGCAATGTGCTCCCTGGCACGGTCGTCGACACCACCGTGGTCGACGGGTCGCACGATGACTTCTTCCTGTGCAGCCACGACGGGCTGCACGGGACGAGCCGGCCGACGCACTACTACATGCTGAAGGACGATCACGGCTTCGAGCGCGTGGACCTGCACAAGCTGGTGTACAGCATGTGCTTCATGTTCGCTCGCTGCACCAAGCCGGTGTCGCTGACGGCGCCCATCAAGTACGCCGACACCGTGGCCTACCGCGGCAGGGACTACTACGACAACAGGATGGTGTCCCAGCGGCCTCCGTCCGGGCCGTCATCGTCGGCCTCCGTCCCCGCGGGTGCTCCCCTGTTCTTGGATATGCCCGAGGTGCATGCGGATCTCAAGGACAGCATGTTCTTCATCTGA